The region CACCGTGCCGCTGTTGTCGATGGTCCCGTCGAAAGCGTTGTTCACCGTGCCGGCGTTGCTGATGGTCGCGGAAGACGAGTTGTTCACCGTCCCGTCGTTATCGATGGTTCCGGTCGCGCCGTTGTTCACCGCGCTGTTGTTGTCCAGCTCGCCGCCCTCGTCAACCTTCAGCCCGCCGTTGTTGGTCACGGTCCCGTTGTTGATCAGATCGCCCTTTATCTCCAGCGTGCCGCCGGGGTCCACGACGATCGCGCCGTTGTTGGTCACGGTGGACCCCTCGGGGATGACCACCGTCCCGCCGGGGGAAACGTGGAGCGTCTCGCCGTTGTCTATCACGAACCCGTTGGGCAGGTCCACCGCGCCGGTCACGTTGAGGCTGCCGGAAGCGTCCTTCACGATCGCGCCGCCGCTTCCCGCGGGCGTGCCCATCGTGCCAAAGCTGACCACCGTCCCGTTGTTGGTGACCGTGCCAGAACCGCTCACGGTCGCGTTATCGTCGTTGAAGAGTATTCCGCCCGCGTCGATTAGCAGCGTGCCGCCGGGGTTCACGATTATCTGGCCGTTGGGTTTGTTCTCCAGCGTGCCCGCTATCTCCAGCGTGCCGCTCGCGTCTATTTTGATCGTTCCCTCGTTCACCGCGCTGGAGCCCGCCGGGACCTTGAAGTCCACCCCGGAAGTTATTTCTATGGTTTCGTTGGCGTTCACCACAAACCCGTCGTTAAGTTCCGCCGTGCCGCTGCCGGAGACTATATACGTCTGCGTCGCGGGGTTGTACTTGATTTCAATCACGCCGGTGGAGTTGCTCTGGGGAAGGCCGATCGCCGCCTGCTCCGTCACCTGGCTGCCCGTGGCGTTGTTGATGCCGCCGACGCCTCCGAGTGGGCCGTCGGCTATGACGCCGCCCGTGTAATTGGCGAGCTGGCCGCCGTTGTTTATCGTTCCGTCGCTGTAGATTTTTCCGCTGTTCAGGAGCGCTCCGCCCGGGTCGATGGTGATGTCGCCCGTCAGGTTGATCGTTCCGGAGGCGTTGTTTTTTACCTTTCCGGCGATCTCCAGCTCCGAGCCGCCGCCGATGTTGACCGTGCCGTTGTTCGTCAGCGTCTTGCCCGCGGGGACCACGAGAATAGCCCCGCCGTTGATGTTCAGGGTCTCGCCGGTCTTCACCTCAAGATCCGCGGGGAGCGTCACATTGCCCGTGACGGTGTACGAAGGAGGCGTGTACATCAGCGTGTCGCCGCCGACGGCCCCGCCGGTGAGCGTTCCGAAGTTGATCACGTCGCCGCCGCCGATGTTGGAGATCACGCCGGAGTTCCTGAGCGTGCCGCCCGTGTTGTTGAGGATCACCCCGGAGCTCTGGTTGGTTATCGTGCCGGCGTTGTCGAGCGTGCCGCCGGAGGAGATCGTCAACGCGCCGGCGGAGTTTATCGCCCCGTTGTTCTTCACCGTGCCGCGCGCGTCCAGCGACCCTCCGGCGTCGATCCGGAGCGTGCCGTTGATTGTCAGAGTCTTGCCGGCGGGGACGATTAAAGACGCTCCGGAGGGAACCTCAAGCGTCTCACCGGCGGCGATGGTAAAGTCGGACGGCAGTTTCAGGCTGCCGGAGACCACCCCCGTGGTTCCGGAGTAGGCGATGACGCCGCCGCTCCCCGTGACCGCACCGCCCGTTATCGTCCCGCTGTTGATCACCAGGCCGTTGTTGACGAGGGCGTGCCCGTTCAGGTTCAGCGTGAACCCGACCGGGAGGTCCAGGATCACCCCCGCCGGAATCGTCACGTCGTCGGTCAGCGTCATGGTCACATCCGCCGCTGAGCTGAGGCTATAGGGGAAATTTGTCCCGGAGTTCGCCGGGACGGAAATCAAAGAACAGTTGGACGTTGTTATGTCCGTCCGGGTGCCGTCGGATCCGATTGCCGTGCCGCCCAGAGTTATCACCGCGCCGCCGCTGATTTTGATCGAGCCGCTGGTCGGGGAACTGGCGCCCGGGCCCGCGCCTATGGCGGGGGTGGAGGGGCTCGTCGTGTTGGCGTACACCGTGCCGCCGGAGATCACGATGGTTCCGGCGGAACCTGCTTGTCCGGAATCGGGGCTGCTGCCGCCGCCGCCGATGGGGACGGAGCCGGTGCTTTGTGTGGTGTTGTGATATGTCGATCTGGCGAAGACGAGCCCGCCCGTGATGTTGATCGTGCCGCCGCCGCTCCCGGAGCCTCCGCCGATGGCCGCCGCGTCCGTGGGGCCTCCGGCGTAGACCGTCCCGCCGTTGATGGTGACGCTGCCGGTGTCCTTGCCGTTCCTGCCCGAACCGATGCCCGCGCCGTAGTAAGGCGCGGACGCCGAGACACCGGAATTGGCAATCACCGTGCCCCCGTTGATCACGATGGTCCCGGCGGAACCTCCCTGTCCGGAATTGGGGCTGCCGCCGCCGCCGATGGCGGCCCCGCCCGCCATACCGCCAATGCCGACATACACAATACCGCCGTTAATCGTGATGGCGCCGCCGTCGCCGCCATTCGTGGGGTTCGACGGGTCGGAAATTGAGTAGCCCCCTCCGCCGCCGATGCTGGCCCCCATGACGTTCTCTTCGACGGTGCTGCCCTGAACGTAAACATAGCCGCCGTTGATGGTGATGGACCCGGCGGATTCGCCGTAATTCCCTCCGATGACAGCTCCGCCAGATTGCCGGTAACGAGAGCCCGTGCCAGCGATATAGTAGTTGTGGGTGTCATGATAAACGGTGAGCCGATTAGCCTGGGTTTGGTCGTCGAATCCGCCGACGCTCCCGATGACCAGCGAGGCGCCCGGCGGAACGTGAATCCCGGCGTTCCTGGTGCCGGACGACATCAGAAGGTTCAGCCAGTCCATGGTCAGCCTCACGGACGACCCCGGTTGGATATCCAGGGCGGGGGCGCCTGGGTCGATGACGGTCCCGCCAGAAGCGTAGGGCGATAGGATAAGAACAGCCGAGAGAGTGATGTTCACGTCAGTCAGGCCGCCGGCCACGGCAATGACGTTTTTCGTGCCATAAGTGTCGTTGGTCGTGTTGAACAAACTCGAACTCGGGCGGGAGACCGACACGTCGCCGCGGAATTTGTAGTATCCGTTTTCGGTGATGGTGAACGTCCCCGGAACGGTAGTGGAAGCGCTGGTGTAGGTGTAGCCGGACCCCCCGCTGGTCCCGTTCTTTATATCGATCTCAATGGGCGAGCTGGCGGTCCCCGCCGCTGACGCCGCGCCCGGTGGGAATAAGAATAAACCAGCCAGAATCAGGAGAAGCAGAAGAACCGGGAGCTTGGCCCCGCGGCCTAAAATCCTTTGCGTCGAATGGTCCCTCATTTCTTGTTCCTCCAAGATAAAAATTTTTGCTATTGATGCAACATTCTCACATATTGCACAATTTACCGGAGAACTCGGAAAATAAAATACGTATTTATGCCGATTGGGAATGGGGTAGCATCGGGACGATTAGACAAAAAAACGCCCCCGGAGCACCGAGAGCGTCAGTTATATTTTCTTTCTTTCAGTTATGTTTTCTTTCTTCAAATATCCGGCAGAACTTAGAGCTTCTTTCCCATGAGGGCCGCCAGGTCCAGCATCCGGTTGGAGTAGCCGAACTCGTTGTCGTACCAGACCATGACCTTCGCCAGATTGCCCACGACCTTCGTGGAAAGCGAGTCGACGATGCCCGAATGGGGGTTGCCCACGATGTCCATGGACACGATTTCGTCGGCGCAATACTCCACAATGCCCTTCAGGGGCCCTTCGGCGGCTTTTTTCAGAGCGCCGTTGACCTCTTCCACCGTGGCGGTCTTTTTCAGCAGATAGTTGGCATCCGTCAGAGAGCCGTCCACCGTGGGAACCCGAACCGCGATCATGTCCATTTTGCCCTTCAGGTCGGGGAACAGGGGCCCCATGGCTTTCGCCGCCCCCGTGGTCGCCGGTACCAGGGAAATGCCCGCCGCCCGGCCCTTGCGCCCGCCGCCCTTCTGGGGAGTGTCCACGAGGAACTGGGTTGCGGTGTAGGCGTGAACCGTGGTGGCCATGAGGTTCTCGATTCCGAAAGTGTCGTGGATGACCTTCGTCACCGCCGCCAGGGAGTTGGTCGTACAGGAGGCGTTGGAGACGACGATGTCCGTTTTGGGGTCGAAAGACTGTTCGTTGACGCCCAGAACGAGCAGTTTATCCACGTCCGCGGGGGCGCTGATAATGACGTGTTTCGCGCCGGCCTCCACGTGTTTGCCCGCGTCGTCCTTCTTCGTGAAGCGCCCCGTGCATTCCATGACGATGTCCACGCCCAGGGACTTCCAGGGAAGCTGGGACGGATCCTTCTCCGCGTACACCGGAATCTTCTTCCCTCCCAGGATGAGGGTGTTCCCCTCCGTCTTCACCTCGAAGGGCGCCTTGCGGTGGGTCGAATCGTACTTGATGTAGTACGCCATATCCTGCGCCGAAATCAGGTCGTTGGCGGCGACAATCTCCACATCTTTTGGCCCGTTCTCCACCCAGCAGCGCAAAACGATGCGTCCAATGCGGCCCAACCCGTTGATAGCCACTTTTGTAACCACGAAAAACACCTCCGTACAGTTTTAAATTTACCCCTCAGTTTACATCAACTCCTGATTATTGCATCAAGATTATTGCATCAAAGAAATGAAAGAAATGAACTAAAACTTCCGAGGGTTTTTTTATTTTGTCGGAGGGGTTCCGAACCAAAAAGGCCCCGGAACCGGAATCAGAGTTTCAGAAGCGCCCCCGCCACCGCGCCTGCCACCACAAAAAGGGCGGGATGGATCTTCGTAAAAATCATCAAAGCCAGGGTCACGGCCCCGATGATCCAGGTCGGCAGGTTCGTCAGGGAACCGAAGGAAAGGTCCCAGGCCGCGTAGGCCAGCATGGCCACCACCACGGGACGCAGGCCCTTGAGCATACTTTTCACTTTGGGGTTGTCCTTCACGTAAGCGACAAACTTCAAAAGCAGCACGAGAGCCAGCACGCTGGGCAGAACGATGCCCAAAGTCGCCAGGATCGCTCCGGGCAAACCGGCCACGTGATACCCGATCACCACGGACATTTTTGTGGCAATGGGGCCGGGCAGGGCGTTGCCGATGGCCAGCGCGTCCATGAAGTCGGCCACGTTCATCCACTGCTGCAGGTTCACCACTTCCTCCTTGATGAGGGGAACCATGGAGGGGCCTCCGCCGTATCCGACGCAGCCAATTTTCACAAAAGAATAAAAAAGCGCAGACAAAAGATTCATTCGCGTCGCCTCCTACAGCTTCAGGCCAAGCCCGACCAGAGCGCCCGCCACGATGATCAGCGCGGGATGAATGGGGGTAAACACCATGAGAAGCAGCGCGACGACTCCAATGGCCACCGTTATGGATCCCTTCAGGGCGTTGGGAGCCATGTCCCAGGCCGCGTAGGCCAGCATGGCCACCACCACGGGACGCAGGCCCCTCAACATGCTGGCCACCATGGGATTGCCCTTCACCAGCGAAACGAAGCTCATCAGGATCAGCAGAGCCACCGCGCTGGGCAGGATGATACCCAGCACCGCCGCCAGGGTTCCCAGCCACCCCGCCTTGCGATAGCCGATCGCGGCGGACATTTTCGTGACGATGGGGCCGGGCAGGGCGTTGCCGATGGCCAGCGCGTCCATAAAGTCATCGACCTCGATCCAGTGCCTCCGCTCCACAACCTCCGCCTTCAGGACCGGAACCATGGAAGGCCCGCCCCCATAGGCCACGGAGCCCGTTTTTATGAAGGAAATCAAAAGGGCCGAAAAATCTTTCAACAACACGACATTACCTCCCTGCTGCAAATTATGAAACTTTCGAAAACTAAAAACGCAATATTTTTCATACCGCAATATTTTTCATACATCATATCAAAAAGATTACGAAACTCACGCATTTTATGCCGTTTATGCAAAAGCCCCCCTCGCTTTTTGCAGGGGGGCAGAATCTCGGGGAAGAAATCGACGCCGCCGGAGCGACATCCGCGATATTCTCTGCGGCGCTGCCCTACAGCATTTTCACAAAAATTCCCGCGATGACGATGGAAAGGGTCGTGACCGACGCCAGGCCGGCGACGACGTAGGCGGGCATGATTCGCTTCAGAACCACTTCGCGCTCCTCCTCGTTCTCCGCCGCCGCCGCGGCCACCTCGTTGGCGATCAGATACGTGGCGGGGAAGCCAAGAAGCTGCGCCATGGCGATGCCCACGGACAGGTTGCGGGAGCCGATGAACTTCCAGGTCGGCAGCAGGTAGATGAAGATGAAGGTCCCGATCAGCACGGCGGCGAAAACGACGATCATCTGAAACGCCAGCGTGGAAAGGTCCTCCACCTTGATTTTGGCCAGGGACGGGATGATCACCGCGAAAATTGCGGTGTTCAAAAGCCCTACCGCGCGCCCCCTGTCGAGAATTTTGGCGGGGACGATTCCGATCTGTCCGGCCACAGCGCCCAGCAGCAGCGCCCAGATCGAGTAGTTGATCGTGGTTTTACCCTGAAGCCAGTAGGCCACCCAGCCGAAAAAGGCGGAGACGCCCAGGCAGGTGAAGTGCGTGTAATATTTGTCCAGTCCCCAGGTGTGGTAAATCGACTTTTTGCCCTCTTCCTTATGGGCCTGCGCCTCCTGACCGCCGCTCATCACCGCGCCTTCGGCCTTCTTTTTGCGGAAGTCCGCCAGGATGATCTCGGCTTCCTTCAGGCCGAAGAAGGACGCGGGGGGCGTGCCGACGAACTTTTGAACGGCGTAGACGAGGGCGCCCAGAGCGGCGGCAAGGATCATGCCCTTCTCGGTGGCGGCCTCCACCATGATCTGAGTGGCCATGATCCCGCCATTCACGACGGGAATGCTGACCACGGCGGCCTCTTTCCCGATCAGGGGAATGACGCAGCAGATGGAGACCACGGCCACGAACATGGCGAAGATCGACATGACGACGGTTTTCCACTCCCGAATCAGCTCGCCCACGTTGATGGTGGTGCCCATGTGGAAGATGATGAGGGCCGCGGACCAGCTCGCCAGCTCCGTCAGCCTGGCTTTGCTGATGATGTCCAGCGGCAGGATCCCCGAGAGGAATCCGGCCAAAAAGATCATGAGCGCGACAAAGACGGAAGAAAGCCGCGCTCTGGTGGCCACGGCCAAAATATCGCCGATGGCGAAAATTCCCAAACAAATGAACAGATAAAACATCACATTGACCATGTCAAATCCCTCCCGACAGTTTCAGGACAGTCTTATATTGGTATGGTTTTTTTTTACAGGATTGGAGCGTTGGACAGAATTTCGAAAGATTCCGTTGCTTCAAATTCCGTTGCTTTAAGCTGGTAAAAGATCGACGCCGCCTCTTTCGGCGGCGTCGCGTTCCATTTACAGTATTTTCCCTTACAGCATTCCCACAAAAACTCCCGCGATGACGATGGAAAGGGTCGTGACCGAGGCCAGACCGGCGACGACGTAGGCGGGCATGATCCGCTTCAGAACCACTTCGCGCTCTTCCTCGTTCTCCGCTACGGCCGTGGCCACCTCGTTGGCGATCAGATACGTGGCGGGGAAGCCCAGAAGCTGCGCCATGGCGATACCCACGGACAGGTTGCGGGAGCCGATGAACTTCCAGGTCGGCAGCATGTAGATGAAGATGAAGGTCCCGATCAGCACGGCGGCGAAAACGACGATCGTCTGGAAGGCCAGCGTCGTCAGGTCGGTCACGTTGATTTTTCCGAGGGACGGGATGATTCCCGCGAAAATCGCCATGTTCAAAAGCCCCACTCCGCGTCCCTTGTCGAGAATTTTGGCGGGGACAAGGTTGAGCTGTCCGGTCACAGCGCCCAGCAGCAGCGCCCAGATCGAGTAGTTGACCGTGGTTTTGGCCTGCAGCCAGAAGGCCAGCCAGCCGAAAAAGGCCGTGACGCCAAGGCAGGTGAAGTGCGTGTAATATTTATCCAGCCCCAGGGTCTGATAAATCGTTTTTTTCTGCTCGCCCTTATGCTCCTCATGAGAAGCTCCGGCAACCAGACCCTCGGCCTTCTTTTTGCGGAAGTCCGCCAGGATTATTTCGGCTTCCTTCAGGCCGAAGAAGGACGCGGGGGGCGTGCCCACAAATTTCTGAATGGCATAGACGATGGCTCCAAGGGCTGCCGCAAGGGCCATTCCCTTCTGGGTCGCGCCCTCCACCATGATCTGGGTGGCGATGATGCCGCCGTTGACCACGGGGATGCTGACTATCGCCGCGCTCTTACCGATAAGGGGGATGACGGCGAAAATGGAAACCACGGCGACGAACATGGCGAAAATCGACATGACGACGGTTTTCCACTCCCGAATCAGCTCTCCCATGTTGATGGTCGTCCCCATGTGAAAGACGACAAACACGGAGCTCCAGCTGGCGAGCTGGGTCAGTCGGGCCTGATCGATGACGTCCACGGGGATGACTTTAGTCAAAAACCCCACAAGAAAAAGCATCAGGGCGACGAACACCGAAGAAAGACGCGCTTTGGTCGCAACCGCCAAAATATCGCCGATGGCAAAAATTCCCAAACAAATAAACAACCACCAGGTTACACTGAGCATAAGTACTCTCCTCCTCTGTTTTCTACTCGGCTCTCGTTTCTATATC is a window of Synergistaceae bacterium DNA encoding:
- the gap gene encoding type I glyceraldehyde-3-phosphate dehydrogenase, whose product is MVTKVAINGLGRIGRIVLRCWVENGPKDVEIVAANDLISAQDMAYYIKYDSTHRKAPFEVKTEGNTLILGGKKIPVYAEKDPSQLPWKSLGVDIVMECTGRFTKKDDAGKHVEAGAKHVIISAPADVDKLLVLGVNEQSFDPKTDIVVSNASCTTNSLAAVTKVIHDTFGIENLMATTVHAYTATQFLVDTPQKGGGRKGRAAGISLVPATTGAAKAMGPLFPDLKGKMDMIAVRVPTVDGSLTDANYLLKKTATVEEVNGALKKAAEGPLKGIVEYCADEIVSMDIVGNPHSGIVDSLSTKVVGNLAKVMVWYDNEFGYSNRMLDLAALMGKKL
- a CDS encoding chromate transporter, producing MNLLSALFYSFVKIGCVGYGGGPSMVPLIKEEVVNLQQWMNVADFMDALAIGNALPGPIATKMSVVIGYHVAGLPGAILATLGIVLPSVLALVLLLKFVAYVKDNPKVKSMLKGLRPVVVAMLAYAAWDLSFGSLTNLPTWIIGAVTLALMIFTKIHPALFVVAGAVAGALLKL
- a CDS encoding chromate transporter; amino-acid sequence: MLLKDFSALLISFIKTGSVAYGGGPSMVPVLKAEVVERRHWIEVDDFMDALAIGNALPGPIVTKMSAAIGYRKAGWLGTLAAVLGIILPSAVALLILMSFVSLVKGNPMVASMLRGLRPVVVAMLAYAAWDMAPNALKGSITVAIGVVALLLMVFTPIHPALIIVAGALVGLGLKL